A single Drosophila miranda strain MSH22 chromosome XR, D.miranda_PacBio2.1, whole genome shotgun sequence DNA region contains:
- the LOC108151404 gene encoding uncharacterized protein LOC108151404 has protein sequence MNETVDGEVFIAQIATTTGSTPLQNTFPPLHECLIQYAVRFGRLLYIHDVSSWNGWSTDIAEFQDLTPHEACSKFLKDVLPIVNNYKLSLTVKKRLRLLDRHPCFRRTREGYQYAPKCEPSNRFLLKPSRDYCLASALPTSSDSGLASHNVIISNEAFERKASVGYNYKVSDEFASLISAMVSTDFELANSHRHDLDEIHYRLRRARQSFEDTARIVPFRRSLDQLVFNIEIFGKLKKKVIESVNINL, from the exons ATGAATGAAACTGTAGATGGAGAGGTCTTCATTGCACAAATTGCAACAACCACCGGATCAACGCCGTTGCAGAACACTTTTCCACCTTTACACGAATGCTTGATTCAGTACGCGGTCCGCTTTGGCCGGCTTTTGTACATACATGATGTTTCTTCCTGGAATGGATGGTCCACGGATATAGCCGAGTTTCAAGATCTGACACCTCATGAAGCTTGCTCTAAATTTTTAAAAGATGTGCTGCCCATTGTGAACAACTACAAATTGTCGCTGACCGTCAAAAAGCGCCTGCGGCTGCTCGATCGTCATCCATGCTTCCGTCGCACTAGAGAGGGCTATCAGTACGCTCCAAAGTGTGAGCCATCCAATCGCTTCCTACTGAAACCGAGCCGGGATTATTGCCTGGCCAGCGCGTTACCAACC TCTAGCGACTCCGGGCTAGCCTCCCACAATGTGATCATTAGCAACGAGGCATTTGAGCGGAAAGCCTCTGTTGGCTACAACTACAAGGTTTCCGACGAGTTTGCCAGCCTGATCTCGGCCATGGTCTCCACTGATTTTGAATTAGCGAATAGTCATAGGCACGATTTGGATGAGATTCATTATCGTTTGCGGCGCGCAAGGCAATCCTTTGAAGACACTGCACGTATCGTGCCATTCCGAAGAAGTCTAGACCAGTTGGTCTTTAATATCGAAATCTTTGGCAAACTAAAAAAGAAAGTTATTGAATCAGTTAATATAAACTTATAA
- the LOC108151402 gene encoding uncharacterized protein LOC108151402, which yields MEKELDLINSTLNNALAKLVETKRNQNKNDDWQNRKEKIARLIRLHIQHVQLTLITHRRRSQQRSRRRFKQMRSFFMQQMIEIQSNYMQMYAMLRLKRASLEDEESEDSDANVEPEDNQTFSEDIFPDLSDEEFINKLHITRSTFKALCRQLTPAMRKAGQCSKRSLEISLDKCVALALYYLASGERISIISNLFSVPRLKTIKCLKLFCNAVMSTLGKALRKLPQTEPDCASVMVGFQKESNMPAALVGILGVCSIPIRASGGPQNSAGQSVMRMEFLLDDRMFFRELRLDNGSKASLVPMFSKAPNRLTELPYVPINGRLISPFVLVPPQQNYPLRRWLLQRYADPIAPHEHDFNEVAERLQELSDCALHRLMSRWNFFIQPLDIRFHTASCIITASAVLHNLLEQISEPHMLEWGNAVDVSKFKSVPLPDCWKDVEGETDKGLRVRDFLARTISSTEI from the coding sequence atggaGAAAGAACTAGATTTAATCAACAGCACTTTAAACAATGCCTTGGCCAAGCTGGTGGAGACTAAAAGGAACCAAAACAAGAATGATGATTGGCAGAATCGCAAGGAGAAGATCGCTAGGCTCATAAGGCTTCACATTCAACATGTGCAGCTAACTCTGATTACACACAGACGTCGGTCGCAGCAGCGGAGCAGGCGCCGTTTTAAGCAGATGCGTTCGTTTTTCATGCAACAAATGATAGAGATACAATCCAACTATATGCAGATGTACGCCATGCTGCGCCTCAAGCGTGCTAGCCTGGAAGACGAGGAGTCCGAGGACAGCGACGCCAACGTGGAGCCTGAAGACAATCAGACCTTCTCTGAGGACATATTTCCGGATCTCAGCGATGAAGAGTTCATTAACAAACTGCACATAACCCGGAGCACCTTTAAAGCGCTTTGCCGGCAGCTAACACCTGCAATGCGCAAGGCCGGCCAGTGCAGCAAAAGGTCACTCGAAATTTCCCTGGACAAATGCGTTGCCTTGGCGCTCTACTATCTGGCCAGTGGCGAGCGCATATCGATCATATCGAATTTGTTTTCCGTACCAAGGCTGAAGACAATCAAGTGCCTGAAACTCTTCTGTAACGCCGTCATGTCCACCTTAGGAAAGGCCCTACGCAAACTGCCACAAACCGAACCAGACTGTGCCAGTGTGATGGTCGGCTTCCAGAAAGAAAGCAACATGCCGGCTGCCCTCGTTGGTATTCTGGGCGTGTGCTCTATCCCTATACGTGCCAGCGGCGGCCCCCAGAACTCTGCTGGTCAATCGGTTATGCGCATGGAGTTTCTCCTAGACGACCGTATGTTCTTCCGCGAACTACGGCTCGACAACGGAAGCAAGGCCTCGCTGGTGCCAATGTTCTCAAAAGCTCCAAACCGACTTACCGAGCTGCCTTATGTACCCATAAATGGGCGTCTAATTTCCCCCTTTGTCTTGGTTCCGCCTCAACAAAATTATCCGCTGCGTCGTTGGCTACTCCAGCGCTACGCGGATCCGATTGCTCCACACGAACACGACTTCAATGAAGTTGCGGAGCGTCTGCAGGAGTTAAGCGACTGTGCCCTGCACCGTCTGATGTCGCGTTGGAACTTTTTCATCCAGCCGCTGGACATCCGTTTCCATACGGCGTCCTGCATTATTACAGCTTCGGCAGTACTGCACAACCTGCTAGAGCAGATTAGCGAGCCGCACATGCTGGAATGGGGCAACGCAGTGGACGTCTCAAAGTTTAAATCAGTCCCACTGCCCGACTGCTGGAAAGATGTCGA